Within the Leptolyngbyaceae cyanobacterium genome, the region GGCGGATTTAATTGTTTTTTCAAAATTTCAATTAAATCACAGCCATTTTTAACATCGATTTCTGCGTCCAGAGTTAGCGAAAAATCTATAATAACTAAATCATAACTTTGATGATTCAGGCTTTCTAGAAAACTACTTATTTCTGTAAAAGTGGTAATTTCCCAATAATTCTTTAAGAAAGCTTGGATGACAAAACAAAAATCTTCATTATCATCCAATATGGCAATTTTAGGCATAACTTGCAATTCTAATTAGTTAATACAGCGAAGTTGAAAATAACATTATGCTTGTTTATTATGGTGGCATTGGAGCAAAAAATCCAAAAATAAGTTAAAATCTGTAATTGGTTTGGCAAATAATCCATCTGCTAAGGATATTTTCATAAATTCTTGTTGTTCGTTTAACATAGCATAAGCCGTAACTAAAACGATGGGAAGATTGGCGGTTGTAGTTTGGGTTTTCAATAATCGAGATAAATCTGCACCGCTAACTAACTGACCTTTCCACTTTGCACCGGGCAGATTGATATCCATAATTACTAAGTCTATATTTCCGGATTCGCATTTTTGAAAAACTTCGACTGGTTCATCAGTAATAGAAACGTCGTGACCGCCAAGGCACTGGATCAGCTTGGCAGTTGCTTCGGCTAGAAGGGGATCGTCATCTACTAGAAGAATTTTCAAATTACACCTCTTAATATTAATTGAAAATTTTTGATAGAACAAAATATCGCCTTGGCGATCGCTATGTAAAAACTATGCTAATAAATTGGCAGTATTTAGGATAGAATATATCGAGATTCATAGCCTATTTTTGAGAATTTTCTTCAACTTTGACGGCTTCTGTAGAAGGGAGAGTGAAAGTTACTGTTGTGCCTTGATTTCTGCCTGCACTATGTAAATGGATAGAACCCCCCATGAGTTCTACCAAACGTTTGCAAATAGCTAAACCAAGACCCGTGCCGCCGTAATGCCTTTTAATCGAGCCATCTTCTTGCACGAAAGGTTCAAACAAAATTTCCTTTTGCTTCATATCAATGCCAATACCAGTGTCAGTTACGGCAATTTCAACCATAGGCCGATCTAGTTGCGCGATCGCTTTGATGCAAACCGATCCGTTGGCGGTAAATTTTAAGGAATTAGACAGCAAATTAGTGAGAATTTGTCTGAACTTGCCTTTATCTGCGTAAACCGAATCAACTTCGCATTCAACAATTAACTCTACTCCTTTACGCTGGCTTTCCAGAATAAATAAGTCTCTTAGTTGTTCGAGAACGGGGGTAAGATTAACTGGCTGCAAATTCAGGGTTACTCCACCTGCTTCAATTTTAGCAATGTCTAGTACGTCGTTGACGATCGCAACTAAATTTTCAGCGGATTGATGTGCGACATTGATATATTTTTTTAATTCTTCTTCATTGCTGTAAAAACCTTCTTTGAGCAGTTTTAAATAATTTAATGTAGAGGCTAGTGGAGTTCGCAATTCATGGCTGGTGGAGGCTAGAAAGTTTGATTTCAAGCGATTGGCTTCTTCGGCAACTGCACGGGCAGCACTTAATTCCAGGTTATTCATTTCGAGTTGGTAAAGCTGATTTTGCATTAAACCCATAGCTAAATGAATTGCCAGTGATTGAATTAATTCGGTGTCTTCGCGCGACCATTCGGGAGGTTGGTTACGTTTCAATTCTCGCCACATTTGGAAGGATTCGCGAGGTCGCTGTTGGCGTTCGTCTTTATCCCAATATCCTGCCCATTTGGTTTCAATATCGTTAGCATTTCGGAAGATAGTTAAATAACCAAGGGATTGCTGGCTGTATTGGAGAGGCATGACTAATATGCCTCGAATAGGGGTTGATTGAAAAGCCCAAATCAAAGATTCTAGCTGTGGTTCTTGGTAAATGTCACTAACAGTGTGTACGTTGCGAAAATTAGTTGATGGGAAAGGCTGGTTTTGGTGGTGGATTAATTTTTGCCAGAAAGGATGATCTTCTAGTAAGTTTTGTTCTCGATTATTTAATAATGTTGGCTGAATACCGCAGGTGTAGAGAGCGGGTGAGTTTTTGCCTATACAAGTAAGATATAGTCTGCCACCAGAACTATGTACTGCTCTGACGGCTCTTTCGATCGCAAGTTGCAAAATTTCTTCGATGTTGCGGGGTGAGTGCAGTAGGGTGGTGATTTGATTGATGATGGATTCTCGACGGACTTGTTCGCGAGTTTGACTGAGGAGTTCGGATTGCGCGATCGCAATTGATAGCTGATCTGCAATAATTTGCACTAACTGCAAATCTTCTATGCTAAAAGCTTGGGGTAAGGAATGGTGAGATACCAGTAATCCCCACAAATTTCCTTGGTGAAAAATCGGTACTACTAAAGAGGACTGCACCCCCATCCCAGTGAGATAATCCACATGACAAGGGTCTACCGCACGCTGAAGAATATCTTCTATTGGCTGTCGATACAGGTCTTCAATGGTAAGATGGGCGGTGCTGAGCGGGCGATCGCTACGACTCAGTAAAATTTTCTGTGCAGCTACATCTACGATCGATCTTTGTTGTGCTTTAATAAACATCTCCCGTGCAGATGGGGGAATATCGTCAGCCGGAAAATTCAGTCCTTTTAAAGACGGTAGGCGATTGTTCGCCACAGATTCAGCAATTACCTGTCCGCTACCATCAGGATGAAAACGATAAACTTTCACTCGGTCTGTTTGTAAAAATAAACGCATTTCTGCCACAGTCGCTGACAAAATTTCCTCTAGTTCTAGCGACTGCCGAATCCGATTAGTTATCCTATGCAGCAATCCTCCGTAACTAAGAATTTCTGCTACATCTTTTGGCTTTTTCGGGCTACTCATTTCTCTATTTTTTCTTATGTCAAAATTTATTGAAAAATTTATTATTTTATTATAGCTCTGGTTACTTTACCAGCAAGCTTGAAGTAGCTATGAATAATGGTAATTATCATAACACTCGCCCCAACGGGTAATTATTTGTACCCAGTAAAAAAAATTACCCCGATCGGGGATGGGAAAATCGGCAGAATTATTTGATTTTTACTTAATGTTTTCCCGAGCTAAAACTTATTAATTACTTTGCCAACACAGTAAGAATATGCTCTTTTCAGAAAAACGTTATTTCCGGTTAATTAGATAACTACAGAGTAAGACAAATAGCCACTCTCAATGACTGGCAAACACAACATCTACAAACTCAAGTTGCTAGTTATCAAATTGAAACAGGGAAGCGCTAGAGTAAATCGGGAAAAGTTTTGTTAGCGTAGCACGATTTGAATTATTCTCTCATCCCACTACCTGCTAACATTCCAAACCCTATAACTCTAGCAACTTACGTTACAAATTAAAACGCTGCCATCTCAGGTTGAAAATCTTCTGCTTGCCAGCTAATATCGGCATCATCAATAGCAGCAAGACGTGCAATAGCACCATTAATGATTTCTAAACCTTGGACGAGGTTTTCTACTACAGCTAATTGACCGCGTAATTCTGCTGCGCCGGGAAAACCTTTCGCATACCAAGTCATGTGTTTGCGTGCTTGCCGAATACCCCTTTCTCCCTTATATTCCCAGAGAGCTTGTAAATGATCTCTAGCGCATTCTAAACGTTCGATGGGAGAGGGAATTGGTTTTTCCGTCCCCGTTTTCAAGAAATAGTCAATTTCTCCCACTAAGAAAGGATAACCGAGCGTTCCTCTAGAACACATCACCCCATCAGCACCAGTTTCTTCCAAGCAACGAACAGCAGCTTCTACAGAAAAAATATCCCCATTAGCAATCACGGGAATCGACAAAATTTCCTTAACTTTGCGAATCCATTCCCATTTGGCATTGCCATTATAACCTTGAGCGCGAGTGCGACCGTGAACGGTGATCATTTTCGCGCCAGCATCTTCCATTCTCTTCGCAAAATCGAGAATATTGATTTCTTTATCCGACCAACCGATGCGAGTTTTTACCGTTACGGGAACCTCCACAGCTTTGGTGACTTCTCGCACGATTGCTTCTGCTACTTCCGGTTGTCGCAATAAAGAAGAACCGCCACCATTTTTAGTAATTTTATTAACGGGGCAACCCATATTAATATCAACAGTATCAGCCCCTTCTTCCACTGCTTTCACGGCAGCTTCCGCTAAAAAATCCGGACGACAATCAAATAGTTGAATGCTAATCGGTCTTTCATTGGGGTCTACCTCCATGATTTTGGGCAACTGTTTGACGTAGTGCAGTCCCGTTGCGTTTACCATTTCGGTATACATCATCGATTCTGGCGCATAGCGACGCACCAGACGACGGAACACCAAGTCGGTGACGCCTGAAAGGGGAGATTGTAGCACCCGACTTTTCACTTCAAAGTTGCCGATGAAAAGCGGAGTGGAAAGTCTTTGTTGAAGAAAAGGAGATAGAAAGACCATATGGACTGCAAGGAGATCGAGCTTTTCTATTGTAGATTACTATTAGGTACGTTGTTGCGCTTCAGTGCTATTAAAGATAGCTTTAAAGAGCAACAACCTACTTTTTTATTCTGGCAATTCACCAAATCTTTCTCGATATCGAGCTAATAATTCTTCTGCTTGCCTTGACTTTTCTTCTGCTGTCAGATAGCGATTACCTCGCTCATCAAACCAATAGAGTACCTCAAGTTGAGAATCCCCATCATTATATCGACCTCTACCAATTCCTAAACCAATTTCCGGCATCCAAAAAGGTTCACCAATTTGCTGTTCATACTCACCATTAATTAATTGATAAACTTCAAAAGGTTGATGTTGGTCGCGCCGCCAATAGTAAGGGTTGTAAACCACATAATACAATACTCCTAATTTGGCATAAATATCCATCTTTTTATCGTATTCGCCGCCGTAAGTTTGCGAGACTATTTCAAGGGCGAAAATCGGGGGAATATTATTTTCTTCCCAAACTACATAACTTAGGCGCAGAGTATCACCTTTAAACCGTTCTACTCCTAAACTTAAAAAGCCATCGGGAACAACAGGTACGAGATGACTAACTCCCGTCGTGTGATAAACTGCCATATCCACGCCAAAGAACCAATCATTGCGTTGATTCCAGTAGAATTTGAGCAAGAATAAAAGTAAATTGGGAATAAAGTTTTGATTTTCGTTATCCACAGGTGTATCGTCGGAATTAGGCAGTTCAGAACCAGTTGGTAAGCGAATTTCTGGATTAAACTGTACCATATGAAGCTGGCAGATAATTGATTTATTAATTGTATCATTGAGAAACCGGATATTACCATACAAAGGTAATTGCCTCAAAGAGATTTATTTTTATTTATCTTAAAAAATCTTTATCACAAGTGTATGGTTGCTTAATTGGGAGCAGCTTTTATTTTATTAAAAATTCCCTTTTGGGAAGCAAAAATTAAATTATGGAGAAACCGGATTTGCTTGAGCAGGTAATTCCGGGTTGTGTGCTTCAGAATTACCTAGCAAGATAGGCGGAGATTGCCATTAAGCGAACTACTTGACATAAAACATCTGTTAGCGGTAATTTAGACAAAGATTAATGTATATTAAGGTGGCAAAGAGACGGTACGGCAGTAGTTTCTGCGATTCTTTATGCTGCCTATATTTTAGTGGTCAAACAATTACGAAAAGCCGTAAAAACAACCACTGTACTTTTTTGGATTTCTGCGCTGGGAAGCTTAGTTACCTTACCTATTGTTCTGTTGACGGAAGATCGCCTTTTTCCCATTTCTTTTAACGGTTGGCTGATTGCGATCGCGCTAGCTTTAATCTGTCAAGCTTTAGGACAAGGATTAATTGCATATAGCCTCAATAACTTATCTGGCGGATTAGTTGCACTGTCTCATTTATCAGAACCAATTTTAACAGGATTGTTAGCATGGCTGATTTTTGCAGAGCGGTTAGATTGGTTTTCAGGAACGGCTTTTATAATGATTATGCTAGGCTTGTATTTAGCTGTTTTCAGTTCTTCTGCTGTTAATTAAGGAAGCAGAACTTGTACTTTATGCAACCTAATTAATCTTGGGATAAAAATTTGCGATCGCCCTATTACCTACGCTCTAACCAAACCTCTAAATCAGCTAAACTAGCAAAGTCGAAAATAGCATCACCTAAAGCCATTAAATCATCTGATGATAACTGTTCCAAACGATTCATTATTTCCGCTGGAATTTCGCCAAATCGTCGGCTTAATAGTCGCTGCACTATTGTTAGTTGACCGATTTGTATTCCTTCAGCACGACTAAATTCGATCGAGCCTATTTGTTCCGCCATAAATTGTTCGCGCCTTTCCAAATCGTCTAACTCTTCTACGCTTAAATTGATCCGATTTGCGATCGCAAATGCTTTATCAATTTCTGGCACAGTAGCCATCTTGTCTGGCACTACTTCCAAATCCGGTGCTTTTCGCAAAAAATATAGCCATTTATCCGTTACACTTTCTAATTCTTCTAAAGTTTTCTGAAATTTCGGCAACTCCACAAACACCAACTCAATCGGATATTCTGGATAATCAAATAACTGCTGCCTTTCTTTAAAAATAAATTGGGAAATCACCGTCGCCGAAAATTCAAACAGATTAAAATCGAGAATAGCTACAGAAATTAAAGGTCTAACTCTGGGATATTCATCTCCAATTCTCAATTGATTGGCATAAGTTTTAGCGGCATTATAAACAATTCGTTTAGTAAAGGCAGGCACGTTGAAAGCTTGCATTTCAATCAAGACATTTTGCCCGGTACTTAATTTAGCTTTCACATCGAAGTAAGTATTTTTCAAAGCCGAAATACGACCAGGAGCGTAGGGGTCAATAATTTCTAAGCTGACAATGACAGGCTGACCTTGATAAAGAATTGCATTGAGAAAACTGATGAGAATATCTTGACTTTCATCAGATCCAAAAATCTTTTTGAAGGCGTAATCTGTTTTGGGATTAATAAATTGCATATTTAGTTTAATATTTGATTTAAATTTGCTTAATTAAGTATTAGTTTAACATTGCAAGTCTAAAGCAGGCGGGTTTTTCAGCTTTCACCCGCTAATGTCCCTCGCTTTTTACCCATCTGGCGGCAAATACAACTTATTTATTACGGTTCACCCTAAACCGGGAATCGGTAGGTAAGCCTACTATTAATTGCAGTGGCAGCGAAAAATGTAAGTGGCGACAGCTACACTACTCTTTTTGAAAGGTAACCGTCCTGCAACAGGTTCGGGAAACCCCCCTTCAAGAGAGCGCTAACCCCGATCAGTATAGAGAATAGTCATTCTGTGAAACAGTATTAAAGCTGGACAAAGCTGCTGACTAGACTCGGTTGTTGCCGTTTTTAGTTGGAGCCTTCCCTAAGCTTCATCTGGTCAATCAAGAAGCAAAAATTTTGTAGTTAACTGGAACCCGAAGACTCATATGGCAAAAGTAGTTGGAATAGACTTAGGTACGACTAACTCCTGTGTGGCTGTAATGGAAGGTGGTAAACCCACAGTTATTGCCAATGCAGAGGGTTTTCGGACTACACCTTCCGTTGTAGCCTATGCAAAGAATGGCGATCGCTTAGTCGGTCAAATCGCCAAGCGCCAATCGGTGATGAACCCAGAAAACACCTTCTACTCCGTGAAGCGCTTTATCGGTCGTAAATTTGAAGAAATCACTCACGAAGCTACCGAAGTATCTTATAAAGTGCTGCGGGATGGCAACGCCAACGTGAAATTGGATTGTCCCGCACAAGGCAAGCAATTTGCTCCGGAAGAAATTTCCGCGCAAGTACTTCGCAAACTAGTCGATGACGCTAGCAAATATTTGGGTGAAACGGTTACCCAAGCTGTAATTACCGTTCCCGCTTACTTCAACGATTCCCAACGGCAAGCAACTAAAGACGCTGGTAAGATTGCTGGGGTAGAAGTTCTGCGGATTATCAACGAACCTACCGCTGCTTCGCTGGCTTACGGTTTAGATAAGAAGAGCAACGAAACGATCCTGGTATTTGACTTGGGTGGTGGTACGTTCGACGTATCGATTTTGGAAGTTGGTGACGGCGTGTTTGAAGTGCTGGCAACTTCTGGAGACACTCACCTGGGTGGTGACGACTTCGATAAGAAAATCGTTGATTTCTTAGCCGAACAATTCAAGAAAGATGAAGGTATCGACCTGCGGAAGGACAGACAAGCGCTGCAACGTCTGACGGAAGCGGCAGAAAAAGCCAAGATCGAGTTGTCTAGCGTTACTCAAGCGGAAATCAACTTACCCTTCATCACCGCTACTCAGGACGGGCCAAAACATTTGGATCTGACTCTGACTCGCGCTAAATTTGAAGAATTGTGCTCCGATTTGATCGATCGTTGTCGTATTCCCGTCGAAAATGCGATCCGCGATGCCAAAATCGACAAATCTGCACTTGATGAAATCGTGTTGGTAGGTGGTTCGACCCGGATTCCTGCCGTACAAGAATTGGTGAAACGGGTACTGGGTAAAGACCCCAACCAAAGCGTTAACCCGGATGAAGTGGTGGCAGTTGGTGCGGCGATTCAAGCTGGCGTTCTCGCTGGTGAAGTGAAAGACATCCTGCTACTCGACGTAACTCCCCTGTCTTTGGGTGTGGAAACCTTGGGTGGCGTAATGACCAAGATTATCCCTCGCAACACCACCATTCCTACCAAGAAGTCGGAAGTGTTCTCGACGGCGGTTGATGGTCAAACTAACGTGGAAATTCACGTCCTGCAAGGTGAGCGGGAAATGTCCACTGATAACAAGAGTTTGGGAACTTTCCGCTTAGATGGTATTCCTCCCGCTCCCCGTGGCGTGCCTCAAATTGAAGTAATCTTCGATATCGACGCTAACGGTATTCTCAACGTTACTGCTAAGGATAAGGGTACTGGTAAGGCACAGTCGATCAGCATCACTGG harbors:
- a CDS encoding response regulator, which codes for MPKIAILDDNEDFCFVIQAFLKNYWEITTFTEISSFLESLNHQSYDLVIIDFSLTLDAEIDVKNGCDLIEILKKQLNPPPSFILITGWLGINDLDEGQKICAAADAFLSKNSDLSEILKSINILLSGKSVKN
- a CDS encoding response regulator gives rise to the protein MKILLVDDDPLLAEATAKLIQCLGGHDVSITDEPVEVFQKCESGNIDLVIMDINLPGAKWKGQLVSGADLSRLLKTQTTTANLPIVLVTAYAMLNEQQEFMKISLADGLFAKPITDFNLFLDFLLQCHHNKQA
- a CDS encoding GAF domain-containing protein, with protein sequence MSSPKKPKDVAEILSYGGLLHRITNRIRQSLELEEILSATVAEMRLFLQTDRVKVYRFHPDGSGQVIAESVANNRLPSLKGLNFPADDIPPSAREMFIKAQQRSIVDVAAQKILLSRSDRPLSTAHLTIEDLYRQPIEDILQRAVDPCHVDYLTGMGVQSSLVVPIFHQGNLWGLLVSHHSLPQAFSIEDLQLVQIIADQLSIAIAQSELLSQTREQVRRESIINQITTLLHSPRNIEEILQLAIERAVRAVHSSGGRLYLTCIGKNSPALYTCGIQPTLLNNREQNLLEDHPFWQKLIHHQNQPFPSTNFRNVHTVSDIYQEPQLESLIWAFQSTPIRGILVMPLQYSQQSLGYLTIFRNANDIETKWAGYWDKDERQQRPRESFQMWRELKRNQPPEWSREDTELIQSLAIHLAMGLMQNQLYQLEMNNLELSAARAVAEEANRLKSNFLASTSHELRTPLASTLNYLKLLKEGFYSNEEELKKYINVAHQSAENLVAIVNDVLDIAKIEAGGVTLNLQPVNLTPVLEQLRDLFILESQRKGVELIVECEVDSVYADKGKFRQILTNLLSNSLKFTANGSVCIKAIAQLDRPMVEIAVTDTGIGIDMKQKEILFEPFVQEDGSIKRHYGGTGLGLAICKRLVELMGGSIHLHSAGRNQGTTVTFTLPSTEAVKVEENSQK
- the dusB gene encoding tRNA dihydrouridine synthase DusB, producing the protein MVFLSPFLQQRLSTPLFIGNFEVKSRVLQSPLSGVTDLVFRRLVRRYAPESMMYTEMVNATGLHYVKQLPKIMEVDPNERPISIQLFDCRPDFLAEAAVKAVEEGADTVDINMGCPVNKITKNGGGSSLLRQPEVAEAIVREVTKAVEVPVTVKTRIGWSDKEINILDFAKRMEDAGAKMITVHGRTRAQGYNGNAKWEWIRKVKEILSIPVIANGDIFSVEAAVRCLEETGADGVMCSRGTLGYPFLVGEIDYFLKTGTEKPIPSPIERLECARDHLQALWEYKGERGIRQARKHMTWYAKGFPGAAELRGQLAVVENLVQGLEIINGAIARLAAIDDADISWQAEDFQPEMAAF
- a CDS encoding Uma2 family endonuclease, which codes for MVQFNPEIRLPTGSELPNSDDTPVDNENQNFIPNLLLFLLKFYWNQRNDWFFGVDMAVYHTTGVSHLVPVVPDGFLSLGVERFKGDTLRLSYVVWEENNIPPIFALEIVSQTYGGEYDKKMDIYAKLGVLYYVVYNPYYWRRDQHQPFEVYQLINGEYEQQIGEPFWMPEIGLGIGRGRYNDGDSQLEVLYWFDERGNRYLTAEEKSRQAEELLARYRERFGELPE
- a CDS encoding DMT family transporter, whose amino-acid sequence is MLRWQRDGTAVVSAILYAAYILVVKQLRKAVKTTTVLFWISALGSLVTLPIVLLTEDRLFPISFNGWLIAIALALICQALGQGLIAYSLNNLSGGLVALSHLSEPILTGLLAWLIFAERLDWFSGTAFIMIMLGLYLAVFSSSAVN
- a CDS encoding Rpn family recombination-promoting nuclease/putative transposase, with protein sequence MQFINPKTDYAFKKIFGSDESQDILISFLNAILYQGQPVIVSLEIIDPYAPGRISALKNTYFDVKAKLSTGQNVLIEMQAFNVPAFTKRIVYNAAKTYANQLRIGDEYPRVRPLISVAILDFNLFEFSATVISQFIFKERQQLFDYPEYPIELVFVELPKFQKTLEELESVTDKWLYFLRKAPDLEVVPDKMATVPEIDKAFAIANRINLSVEELDDLERREQFMAEQIGSIEFSRAEGIQIGQLTIVQRLLSRRFGEIPAEIMNRLEQLSSDDLMALGDAIFDFASLADLEVWLERR
- the dnaK gene encoding molecular chaperone DnaK, translated to MAKVVGIDLGTTNSCVAVMEGGKPTVIANAEGFRTTPSVVAYAKNGDRLVGQIAKRQSVMNPENTFYSVKRFIGRKFEEITHEATEVSYKVLRDGNANVKLDCPAQGKQFAPEEISAQVLRKLVDDASKYLGETVTQAVITVPAYFNDSQRQATKDAGKIAGVEVLRIINEPTAASLAYGLDKKSNETILVFDLGGGTFDVSILEVGDGVFEVLATSGDTHLGGDDFDKKIVDFLAEQFKKDEGIDLRKDRQALQRLTEAAEKAKIELSSVTQAEINLPFITATQDGPKHLDLTLTRAKFEELCSDLIDRCRIPVENAIRDAKIDKSALDEIVLVGGSTRIPAVQELVKRVLGKDPNQSVNPDEVVAVGAAIQAGVLAGEVKDILLLDVTPLSLGVETLGGVMTKIIPRNTTIPTKKSEVFSTAVDGQTNVEIHVLQGEREMSTDNKSLGTFRLDGIPPAPRGVPQIEVIFDIDANGILNVTAKDKGTGKAQSISITGASTLPKDEVEKMVKQAEQNAAADKERREKIDRKNQADSLTYQAEKQLSELGDKVPAADKTKLEGLIKDLKDAVAKDDDERIKTLMPEVQQTLFSIGSNIYQQAGGGAAPGGPEAPGGGGSTGSGDGGDDVIDAEFSETK